In Myxococcales bacterium, a single window of DNA contains:
- a CDS encoding DUF1566 domain-containing protein — protein MARSRLVFTLGVLAALGAGACGNLIGLDKFVDCTEFSDLCTDGGAGDVDTPDGVGPDVVQPDGGHDADADADADADAGPPLPDGSVGSDWAKYRVPNYDGGRVDAAAVANPTYVSAGTVGAAFVDGGSFDGGVAVSLQWSTSAASETTSTWLRTPDDEVVQTFDKAQSHCVKLGGRVPTRIELLMLLDSTQRDTDGSAFMLRPEVRPSDGLVAGHPTAYWTSTALRGDGGIDFWVVDFKSGAVRLTRSAFLGVLCIR, from the coding sequence ATGGCGCGTTCTAGGCTCGTCTTCACGTTGGGTGTGCTCGCGGCGCTCGGCGCTGGGGCGTGCGGCAACCTCATCGGGCTCGATAAATTTGTAGACTGCACGGAGTTTTCCGACCTCTGTACCGATGGAGGCGCCGGGGACGTCGACACTCCGGATGGCGTCGGGCCCGACGTCGTCCAACCCGACGGGGGACACGACGCCGACGCCGACGCCGACGCCGACGCCGACGCGGGCCCGCCGCTGCCCGACGGCTCGGTCGGCTCCGACTGGGCCAAGTACCGCGTACCAAACTACGACGGTGGCAGAGTCGACGCGGCGGCCGTGGCCAACCCGACGTACGTCTCGGCGGGCACTGTCGGAGCGGCCTTCGTCGACGGCGGATCGTTCGATGGCGGCGTGGCTGTCAGCCTCCAGTGGTCAACGTCAGCCGCAAGCGAGACCACCAGCACCTGGCTCCGCACGCCCGACGACGAGGTCGTTCAGACGTTCGACAAGGCACAGAGCCACTGCGTCAAGCTCGGCGGCCGCGTCCCCACACGCATCGAGCTGCTGATGTTGCTCGACTCCACGCAGCGCGACACCGACGGTAGCGCCTTCATGCTGAGGCCGGAGGTCCGGCCCAGCGACGGCCTCGTTGCCGGTCACCCGACGGCCTATTGGACCTCCACCGCGTTGCGCGGAGACGGCGGGATCGATTTCTGGGTCGTGGACTTCAAGTCCGGCGCCGTCAGGCTGACGCGGTCTGCGTTTCTGGGGGTGCTATGCATCCGATGA
- a CDS encoding DUF1566 domain-containing protein, with translation MTRRAATAAALLLLPGLVRADAPTGQYEAYLSTQITISDAKTHLQWTRAVPAGQQSLSQIVCSTRLPSVRELATLLDNEPATVYDDKGLPQRIYIDTNAFPGTPRGNFWTSTATPEGKVFVVNFGTGEISLVDPAVTKAHVRCVVNY, from the coding sequence ATGACGAGGCGCGCCGCGACCGCCGCCGCCCTCTTGCTGCTCCCCGGGCTCGTTCGCGCTGACGCGCCGACGGGTCAATACGAGGCGTACCTGTCCACGCAGATTACGATTTCCGACGCGAAGACCCACCTCCAGTGGACGCGGGCGGTGCCCGCCGGGCAGCAATCCTTGAGCCAGATCGTCTGCTCGACCCGGCTTCCTTCGGTGCGTGAGCTCGCGACGCTGCTCGACAACGAACCCGCCACCGTTTACGACGACAAGGGTCTCCCGCAGCGCATTTACATCGACACGAACGCCTTCCCCGGCACGCCGCGCGGGAACTTCTGGACGTCGACGGCGACCCCGGAAGGAAAGGTCTTCGTGGTCAATTTCGGGACCGGGGAGATCTCCTTGGTCGATCCCGCGGTGACCAAGGCGCACGTGCGGTGCGTCGTGAACTACTAG
- a CDS encoding DUF2088 domain-containing protein, translating to MSHPLCVTLDRRSAPRTIFSGDRLIEVDMPAGTRVLYPKPPLAGLKDPDAAIRYALNHPYNSAPLHAKLRPGMKVVIAIDDISLPLPPMRRPDVRERVLTIVLETLADHGVEDIEMIIATSVHRRMTGPEIRHIVGDKIYNAYYPDRLYNHDAEDPKGMVEIGTTELGEVVELNRAAVESDLLIYVNLNLVPMDGGHKSVAVGLCGYKSLRAHHNPETMRKCHSYMDPDSSALARSVERMGKIANAKLNVFTIETTINNRMFDRPLEFLHKNEDDLTSSERAALKALVFTLSRVPQPAREAIFQRIPSPYELTGVFAGETEAVHEHTLAKAYEQYLVPIKGQADILVTGIPYISPYNVNSFLNPLLVQVMAQGYLFNLYKGVPLVKKGGTMIVCHPCTDQFDKEHHAPYIEFVHNLLPETRDALELHKRYEKKFSENPAYIQMYRSGHAYHPTHPFFMWYWGEAGRQHLGRVIVVGADNEYIPKLLGYETARSMPEALEMARDTAPASPEITMLHSPPILMAECSA from the coding sequence ATGAGCCACCCTCTGTGCGTCACGCTCGATCGACGCAGCGCCCCGCGCACCATCTTCTCCGGGGACCGCCTGATCGAAGTGGACATGCCCGCGGGCACGCGCGTGCTCTACCCCAAGCCGCCGCTCGCGGGCCTGAAGGATCCGGACGCCGCCATTCGCTACGCGCTGAACCACCCGTACAACTCGGCGCCGCTCCACGCGAAGCTGCGGCCCGGCATGAAGGTCGTCATCGCGATCGACGACATCTCGCTGCCGCTGCCGCCCATGCGCCGGCCCGACGTGCGCGAGCGCGTGCTCACGATCGTGCTCGAGACCCTCGCCGACCACGGCGTGGAGGACATCGAGATGATCATCGCGACCTCCGTGCACCGGCGCATGACCGGCCCCGAGATCCGCCACATCGTCGGCGACAAGATCTACAACGCCTACTACCCCGACCGCCTCTACAACCACGACGCGGAAGACCCGAAGGGCATGGTCGAGATCGGCACCACCGAGCTCGGCGAGGTGGTCGAGCTGAACCGCGCCGCGGTGGAGAGCGATCTCCTCATTTACGTGAACCTGAACCTCGTGCCGATGGACGGCGGGCACAAGTCGGTGGCGGTGGGGCTCTGCGGGTACAAGAGCCTGCGGGCGCATCACAACCCCGAGACCATGCGCAAGTGCCACTCGTACATGGATCCGGACTCGTCCGCCCTGGCGCGGTCGGTCGAGCGAATGGGCAAGATCGCGAACGCGAAGCTCAACGTGTTCACGATCGAGACCACGATCAACAACCGCATGTTCGATCGCCCGCTCGAGTTCCTTCACAAGAACGAGGACGACCTCACGTCGAGCGAGCGCGCGGCGCTGAAGGCGCTCGTGTTCACGCTGTCCCGCGTGCCCCAGCCCGCGCGCGAGGCGATCTTCCAGCGCATCCCCTCGCCCTACGAGCTCACCGGCGTGTTCGCCGGCGAGACCGAGGCCGTGCACGAGCACACGCTCGCGAAGGCGTACGAGCAGTACCTCGTGCCCATCAAGGGGCAGGCCGACATCCTCGTCACGGGGATCCCGTACATCAGCCCGTACAACGTGAACTCGTTCCTGAACCCACTGCTCGTGCAGGTGATGGCGCAGGGGTACCTGTTCAACCTCTACAAAGGGGTGCCGCTCGTGAAGAAGGGCGGCACGATGATCGTGTGCCACCCGTGCACCGACCAGTTCGACAAAGAGCACCACGCCCCGTACATCGAGTTCGTGCACAACCTGCTGCCCGAGACGCGCGACGCGCTCGAGCTGCACAAGCGCTACGAGAAGAAGTTCTCGGAGAACCCCGCGTACATTCAGATGTACCGCTCGGGCCATGCGTACCACCCGACCCACCCCTTCTTCATGTGGTATTGGGGCGAGGCGGGGCGCCAGCACCTCGGGCGCGTCATCGTCGTCGGCGCCGACAACGAGTACATCCCGAAGCTCCTCGGCTACGAGACCGCGAGGTCCATGCCGGAGGCCCTCGAGATGGCCCGGGACACCGCGCCAGCCTCGCCGGAGATCACCATGCTCCACTCGCCGCCGATCCTCATGGCGGAGTGCTCCGCGTAA
- a CDS encoding sel1 repeat family protein, whose amino-acid sequence MKKAKKAAPKPAAKKAAPKPAKGGTPAGLAQQLRKLLEGEDAPSIHAKGVELFSAITQGTKGELHLGLLAVAFRRAGELGHAEAWVDFGQCLQNGWGVDPDEEAALAAYAKAASMGSDQGAYALAANAYWHQQDFAAAQAWAKKALRGGDPVGAVHYLLGRMAFHGQGVRANKKKSYELHETAAKRGDSDAMFELFAMASTGQGTKKDEPTAVVWLMEAAKRNHPRALFNLGAFHAMGSFGFAEDLEAAASFYEAASENGHGRASATLGTMYLGGKGVRKSDKKAAEFFERAEAQGFDVQEFLEGLG is encoded by the coding sequence GTGAAGAAGGCCAAGAAGGCCGCCCCGAAGCCCGCCGCGAAGAAGGCCGCCCCGAAGCCCGCGAAGGGAGGGACACCCGCCGGCCTCGCGCAGCAGCTCCGCAAGCTCCTCGAGGGCGAGGACGCGCCGTCGATCCACGCAAAGGGCGTGGAGCTCTTCTCCGCCATCACGCAGGGCACGAAGGGCGAGCTGCACCTCGGCCTGCTCGCGGTCGCGTTCAGGCGCGCGGGCGAGCTCGGCCACGCCGAGGCCTGGGTCGATTTCGGCCAGTGCCTCCAGAACGGCTGGGGCGTGGACCCCGACGAAGAGGCTGCGCTCGCGGCCTACGCGAAGGCCGCGAGCATGGGGTCCGACCAGGGCGCCTACGCGCTCGCCGCCAACGCCTACTGGCACCAGCAAGACTTCGCCGCCGCGCAGGCGTGGGCCAAGAAGGCGCTCCGCGGGGGCGATCCCGTGGGCGCGGTGCACTACCTCCTCGGCCGCATGGCGTTCCACGGGCAGGGCGTCCGGGCGAACAAGAAGAAGAGCTACGAGCTGCACGAGACCGCCGCGAAGCGCGGCGACTCGGACGCGATGTTCGAGCTCTTCGCGATGGCGTCCACCGGACAGGGCACGAAGAAAGACGAGCCGACCGCCGTCGTGTGGCTCATGGAGGCGGCGAAGCGAAACCACCCGCGCGCGCTCTTCAACCTCGGCGCGTTCCACGCCATGGGCAGCTTCGGGTTCGCAGAGGACCTCGAGGCCGCCGCCAGCTTCTACGAGGCGGCGTCGGAGAACGGTCACGGGCGGGCGAGCGCCACGCTCGGCACGATGTACCTCGGCGGCAAGGGCGTCCGGAAGAGCGACAAGAAGGCGGCGGAGTTCTTCGAGCGCGCGGAGGCCCAGGGCTTCGACGTCCAGGAGTTCCTCGAGGGCCTCGGCTGA
- a CDS encoding von Willebrand factor type A domain-containing protein encodes MSPSVSPRASTPSPRSPRRAHLGRAVLVLAPLALTSIACGGGMGGLASPEAASPRAQGPRHAAAEALPASDEVARPSLPSAPPPPPPVQASPAQIGVAKPAAEPTGTEHYADYGVNPVVDASRDRLSTFAIDVDTASYTISRRKLNEGTLPPFASVRAEEYVNYFQYAYAAPTARPFAVHTDAAPSPYTPGHHLVRVGLQGKRIGSEERTPVHLVYLVDTSGSMGGRDRIDLAKQSLHLMTDRLKSGDSVAICTYAGGVERVLEPTGVEGRERIHSAIDRLRAGGSTAMGDGLQLAYELARKGLVKNHVNRVVVLSDGDANVGRATQAELRGIIRGYRGQGITLSTVGFGSGNYKDATMEQLADSGDGNYAYIDSQEQARRVFVDQLDGMLQVIARDVKIQVEFDPSVVATYRLMGYENRDIADKDFRNDKVDAGEVGAGHTVTAMYDVVLKRTDASPVTVRVRHKTPHGSERAEESVFPMSPAAIAPTFQAAAPDFRFATAVVGFAEVLRKSPAAREWRLDQIAQVASNASFGRPERVELVGLVHRAASLSGQQRSAPVAIAK; translated from the coding sequence ATGAGCCCGTCCGTCTCCCCCCGCGCCTCCACGCCGTCGCCTCGCTCGCCTCGTCGCGCCCACCTCGGACGCGCCGTCCTCGTCCTCGCGCCGCTCGCGCTCACGTCGATCGCCTGCGGCGGTGGGATGGGAGGCCTGGCGAGCCCGGAGGCCGCGTCGCCCCGCGCGCAGGGCCCGCGGCACGCCGCCGCGGAGGCGCTGCCCGCGAGCGACGAGGTCGCCCGCCCCAGCCTCCCGAGCGCGCCGCCGCCCCCGCCGCCCGTGCAGGCGTCTCCCGCGCAGATCGGTGTCGCGAAGCCCGCGGCCGAGCCGACCGGCACGGAGCACTACGCCGACTACGGCGTGAACCCGGTCGTCGACGCCTCACGCGACCGCCTGAGCACCTTCGCGATCGACGTGGACACCGCCTCGTACACGATCTCGCGTCGCAAGCTGAACGAGGGCACGCTGCCGCCCTTCGCCTCCGTGCGGGCCGAGGAGTACGTGAACTACTTCCAGTACGCCTACGCCGCGCCCACTGCGCGCCCGTTCGCGGTCCACACCGACGCGGCGCCCTCGCCCTACACGCCGGGCCACCACCTCGTGCGCGTGGGCCTCCAAGGCAAGCGGATCGGCTCCGAGGAGCGCACGCCGGTGCACCTCGTCTACCTCGTCGACACGAGCGGATCGATGGGTGGCCGCGATCGCATCGACCTCGCCAAACAGAGCCTGCACCTCATGACCGACCGCCTGAAGTCTGGCGACAGCGTGGCGATCTGCACGTACGCCGGGGGTGTGGAGCGCGTGCTCGAGCCGACCGGCGTCGAAGGCCGCGAGCGGATCCACTCCGCCATCGACCGCCTCCGCGCGGGCGGGTCCACCGCGATGGGCGACGGCCTCCAGCTCGCCTACGAGCTCGCCCGGAAGGGTCTCGTGAAGAACCACGTGAACCGCGTGGTGGTGCTGAGCGACGGCGACGCGAACGTGGGCCGGGCGACGCAGGCCGAGCTCCGGGGCATCATCCGAGGGTACCGCGGGCAGGGCATCACGCTCTCGACCGTGGGCTTCGGCTCGGGCAACTACAAGGACGCGACGATGGAGCAGCTCGCCGACTCCGGCGACGGAAACTACGCCTACATCGACTCCCAAGAGCAGGCGCGGCGCGTCTTCGTCGACCAGCTCGACGGCATGCTCCAGGTCATCGCGCGCGACGTGAAGATCCAGGTCGAGTTCGACCCCAGCGTCGTCGCCACGTACAGGCTCATGGGCTACGAGAACCGCGACATCGCCGACAAGGACTTCCGCAACGACAAGGTCGACGCGGGCGAGGTGGGGGCGGGTCATACCGTTACGGCGATGTACGATGTGGTGCTCAAGCGGACCGACGCGAGCCCCGTGACGGTGCGTGTGCGCCACAAGACCCCTCACGGGAGCGAGCGCGCCGAGGAGTCGGTGTTCCCGATGTCGCCGGCCGCCATCGCGCCCACGTTCCAGGCGGCCGCCCCCGACTTCCGCTTCGCGACCGCCGTCGTGGGCTTCGCCGAGGTGCTCCGCAAGAGCCCGGCCGCGCGCGAGTGGCGCCTCGACCAGATCGCGCAGGTGGCGTCGAACGCGAGCTTCGGGCGCCCGGAGCGCGTCGAGCTCGTGGGGCTCGTCCACCGCGCCGCGTCGCTCTCGGGTCAGCAGCGGTCGGCGCCGGTCGCGATCGCGAAATAG